The nucleotide sequence AATCCCGCCCGACCTTCGCGACCGAATCTTCGAACCATTCTTCACCACCAAGGACGACGTGGCCAAGAGCCTCGGCCTGGGCCTGTCGATCTCCAAGAGCATTGCCGAGGCCATGCACGGCTCGCTGAGCTTCCAGACCGAAGACGGCGGCGGGACGACGTTCCGCATTGAACTGCCGATGGCGGTCGATCAAGGGGATGGATCATGACCGAACCGGGACGCATATTGATCGCCGACGACGAGGAAACGTTTCTGTTCTCCACCGCCGACCTGCTCCGCCGGGAAGGCTACCACTGCGACTGCGCCGCCGATGCGCCGACCGCCGCCGAACTCCTGCGCCGGGGAGTGTATGACCTGCTGATCGCCGACATCAAGATGCCGGGCAATCCCAAACTGGAGTTGATCCACGAACTGCCGCGGATCGTCGAGGGTCTGCCCGTGATCCTGGTGACCGGCTACCCGTCGCTCCACTCAGCCATCCAGTCAATCCAGCTTCCCGTCGCCGCCTATCTGGTCAAACCCGTGGACTTCCCCATCCTCCTCGAAGAGGTCGGCAAGGCGATCCGCGGCTTTAGGGTCCAGCGGCTCGTCCGCGAGGCCCGTCGACGGATCGAGGAGTGGCACCAGGACCTTCAGCGGGTCGAAAAGGCCATGACCGACCGCCGCCAGGCGCCCTCGGGGTCGACCGTGGAC is from Phycisphaerae bacterium and encodes:
- a CDS encoding response regulator, which codes for MTEPGRILIADDEETFLFSTADLLRREGYHCDCAADAPTAAELLRRGVYDLLIADIKMPGNPKLELIHELPRIVEGLPVILVTGYPSLHSAIQSIQLPVAAYLVKPVDFPILLEEVGKAIRGFRVQRLVREARRRIEEWHQDLQRVEKAMTDRRQAPSGSTVDAFAELTFRNILDSLSDLKRLARSSQATGDPAQPCHLFACPRLAELTGAVSDAIKTLERTRTAFKSKDIAQLRKRLESLLSEDAAAEAPVQPAEGQSGG